The following proteins are encoded in a genomic region of Nicotiana sylvestris chromosome 4, ASM39365v2, whole genome shotgun sequence:
- the LOC138890530 gene encoding uncharacterized protein has protein sequence MEVVSKVERITGGTSRHWASWNTLCMPVEEGGIGFRSLHDVAKALFSKLWWNYRTKPSLWSSFLCQKYCKKLNSPKMGSSLFWFDNWTGLGALYFLVPQDFGIDETVHNVNDVIEDGEWDVDMLFELLPKDFTVFDMPFWMLETRGYFSVKSALDYMRRRDEPKITYRMTWVKGLPFKIAFFMWKVWKAKLPLDDFMKRIGYCMPSKGWCCVQPNEESLQHLFFRSETTKTTWKYFLLREGIVVEGLTLHQAITKYWTTNVCLRIKLVMQALPSCVVWELWKRRNSMKYGNAVSTSRVIYHVSSNLQALVKVRNPGASRGNPDRSSIGFCVRNEKGDTIMAVGKEIEETTNTVAEAKAIIKALRFYRSQQYSHVWLQTDSMLLKKIMDGIWKPPWIIVEQVEEMMQLMNGDNYKVSHI, from the exons ATGGAAGTGGTCAGTAAGGTGGAGAGGATCACAG GAGGAACTAGTAGGCATTGGGCTTCATGGAATACTTTATGCATGCCAGTTGAGGAAGGAGGAATAGGGTTCAGGTCATTGCATGATGTAGCCAAGGCTTTATTCAGTAAGTTGTGGTGGAATTACAGAACAAAACCAAGCCTATGGAGCTCTTTCTTGTGTCAGAAATACTGTAAGAAATTGAATTCT CCAAAAATGGGTTCATCACTATTTTGGTTTGATAACTGGACAGGTTTAGGGGCACTATATTTTTTAGTTCCTCAGGACTTTGGCATTGATGAAACTGTACATAATGTAAATGATGTTATTGAAGATGGTGAGTGGGACGTGGACATGCTATTTGAACTGCTTCCTAAAGATTTTACA GTGTTTGACATGCCTTTTTGGATGCTGGAAACAAGAGGATATTTCAGTGTTAAGTCAGCATTGGACTATATGAGAAGAAGAGACGAACCAAAAATAACTTATAGGATGACTTGGGTAAAGGGACTGCCTTTCAAAATAGCCTTTTTCATGTGGAAAGTGTGGAAAGCAAAGTTACCTTTAGATGATTTTATGAAAAGGATAGGCTACTGCATGCCATCGAAAGGTTGGTGTTGTGTACAACCTAATGAGGAATCTCTTCAGCACTTGTTTTTTAGATCAGAAACAACTAAGACAACGTGGAAGTATTTTCTTTTGAGGGAAGGAATAGTTGTAGAGGGATTAACATTACACCAAGCAATCACAAAATATTGGACTACTAATGTGTGCCTTAGGATAAAACTAGTAATGCAAGCACTCCCTTCCTGTGTAGTCTGGGAACTctggaaaagaagaaatagtatGAAGTATGGGAATGCTGTTTCAACTAGCAGGGTGATTTATCATGTTTCATCGAATCTGCAGGCACTGGTGAAAGTAAGAAATCCTGGGGCATCGAGGGGTAACCCTGACAGGAGCTCAATAGGTTTTTGTGTaagaaatgaaaagggagatacAATAATGGCAGTAGGGAAGGAGATTGAGGAGACAACAAACACAGTAGCTGAAGCAAAAGCAATTATAAAAGCACTAAGATTCTACAGAAGTCAACAATACTCTCATGTATGGCTTCAAACTGATTCAAtgttgttaaaaaaaataatggATGGGATTTGGAAACCACCGTGGATCATTGTAGAGCAGGTAGAGGAAATGATGCAGCTTATGAATGGGGACAATTACAAAGTTTCTCATATTTAA